From a single Pseudomonas sp. A34-9 genomic region:
- a CDS encoding substrate-binding domain-containing protein, with amino-acid sequence MKKLFTVTALLAGLAFNLAAQAEELSVMTSGGFTAAYKILGPKFAASTGNTLTTSLGPSMGKAPEAIPNRLARGEHADVVIMVGYALDDLIKQGKVDPASRVELADSRIGLVVREGAPKPDISSVDGLKKTLLDAQSVAYSDSASGVYIEQQLFKKLGIEEQLKPKAKMIPKIPVGSVVATGDYQLGFQQVSELLPVPGVSFVAKIPESVQSVTRFAAGIPVGAQHPEEAKALLAYLAAPAAQADVQATGLDSVKR; translated from the coding sequence ATGAAAAAACTGTTTACTGTCACTGCCCTGCTCGCCGGTCTCGCGTTCAATCTCGCGGCCCAGGCCGAAGAATTGAGCGTGATGACCTCCGGGGGCTTCACTGCCGCCTACAAGATTCTCGGGCCGAAATTCGCCGCCAGCACCGGCAACACACTGACTACCAGCCTCGGCCCGTCGATGGGCAAAGCCCCCGAAGCTATCCCCAATCGTCTCGCCCGCGGTGAACACGCCGACGTGGTGATCATGGTCGGCTACGCCCTCGATGATTTGATCAAACAAGGCAAGGTCGACCCGGCCTCGCGCGTTGAACTCGCCGATTCGCGGATCGGCCTGGTGGTGCGTGAAGGCGCGCCGAAACCGGACATCAGCAGCGTCGACGGCCTGAAGAAAACCCTGCTCGACGCGCAGTCAGTTGCCTACTCCGACAGCGCCAGCGGCGTGTACATCGAGCAGCAGTTGTTCAAGAAACTGGGGATCGAAGAGCAACTGAAACCGAAGGCCAAGATGATTCCAAAAATCCCGGTCGGCTCGGTGGTCGCCACCGGCGACTATCAATTGGGCTTCCAGCAGGTCAGCGAATTGCTGCCGGTGCCCGGCGTGAGTTTCGTGGCGAAGATTCCGGAATCGGTGCAATCGGTGACGCGCTTTGCTGCCGGGATTCCAGTCGGTGCGCAGCATCCAGAAGAAGCCAAAGCCTTGCTCGCCTACCTCGCCGCGCCGGCCGCGCAAGCTGACGTGCAGGCCACCGGGCTGGACTCGGTCAAGCGCTGA
- a CDS encoding LysR family transcriptional regulator, protein MAINFDLNDLQAFRAVVEQGSFRKAADTVRLSQPALSRRIEKLEDALGVKLFERTTRKVSLTQAGRGFMPSVERLLDDLDVALLGISEVASTRLGHVTVACVPSAAYYFMPRVVARYHQQFPRIKVKVLDSSAHDVLSAVVNGEADFGLSFLGTQDAKVEFEPLVQECYVVACRRDHPLAGRSSVSWDEFYRQDYISLDKTSGNRFLLDQALSSVVPQRPSICETRHVTTMIGLVEAGLGVAAVPLMAMPGPDHPILTRVPLTDPQVMRSVGIIKRRGRTLTPAALELERLVVEMKVQPPTISA, encoded by the coding sequence ATGGCCATCAACTTCGACCTCAACGACCTGCAAGCCTTCCGCGCGGTGGTCGAGCAGGGCAGTTTTCGCAAGGCCGCCGACACCGTGCGCCTGTCGCAACCGGCGTTGAGCCGGCGCATCGAAAAGCTCGAAGACGCCCTCGGCGTAAAACTCTTTGAACGCACCACACGCAAGGTCAGCCTGACCCAGGCCGGGCGCGGTTTCATGCCCAGTGTCGAGCGTTTGCTCGATGATCTGGACGTGGCGTTGCTGGGCATCAGCGAAGTCGCTTCGACGCGTCTGGGCCATGTCACCGTCGCCTGTGTGCCTTCGGCGGCGTACTACTTCATGCCCCGCGTAGTCGCGCGCTATCACCAGCAATTTCCACGGATCAAAGTCAAAGTGCTGGACTCCAGCGCTCACGATGTCTTGAGTGCGGTGGTCAATGGCGAGGCGGATTTTGGCTTGAGTTTTCTCGGCACGCAGGATGCCAAAGTCGAGTTCGAACCGCTTGTGCAGGAGTGCTACGTCGTCGCTTGCCGCCGCGATCATCCGTTGGCCGGGCGCAGCAGCGTGAGCTGGGACGAGTTTTACCGGCAGGATTACATCTCGCTCGACAAGACCTCCGGCAACCGCTTTCTGCTCGATCAGGCCTTGAGCAGCGTAGTGCCGCAGCGTCCGAGCATCTGCGAAACCCGACATGTGACGACGATGATTGGTCTGGTGGAGGCGGGATTGGGGGTGGCGGCGGTGCCGCTGATGGCGATGCCCGGGCCGGACCATCCGATCCTGACGCGGGTGCCGCTGACCGATCCGCAAGTGATGCGCAGTGTCGGCATCATCAAGCGCCGGGGTCGCACGTTGACCCCGGCGGCACTGGAACTGGAGCGGCTGGTGGTGGAAATGAAGGTCCAGCCGCCTACGATCAGCGCTTGA
- a CDS encoding monovalent cation:proton antiporter-2 (CPA2) family protein, with product MPHEGNLLQAAVVFLFAAVLTVPLAKRLQLGAVLGYLFAGVIIGPSVLGLIGNPQSVAHISELGVVLLLFIIGLELSPRRLWVMRKSVFGVGLAQVLLTASVIGVLALSVFGQPLNSAIVLGLGLALSSTAFGLQSLAERKELTSPHGRLAFAILLFQDIAAIPLIALVPMLAGGAHDTSNAESLNHALQVLGGIAVVVVGGRYLLRPVFRVVAKTGLPEVSTATALLVVIGTAWLMDLVGVSMALGAFLAGLLLADSEYRHELEAQIEPFKGLLLGLFFISVGMGANLSLLLSAPITVLGLTLLLIALKLPLLFVVGRLAGGLTKVSAIRLGIVLAAGGEFAFVVFKIGRDQGLFEPRLYDLLVLTITLSMAVTPLLLLICARLVSPKVQPVEVPEKYREIDTDTPRVVIAGMGRMGQIVARILRAQNIKFVALDTSVETIELSRSFGGVPVFYGDPMRPEILNAAKVGEAEYFVIATDDPETNIKTAEVVRKLYPHMKIIARARNRQHVHRLVDVGAEAIRETYYSSLEMSRRTLVGLGLTQAQADARIKRFKHHDEQVLEAQHAVYDDAAKVLQTAQEARAELARLFESDQLEEESRKS from the coding sequence ATGCCCCATGAAGGCAATCTGTTGCAAGCCGCCGTCGTCTTTCTGTTCGCGGCCGTGCTCACCGTGCCTTTGGCCAAACGCCTGCAACTGGGCGCCGTGCTCGGTTATCTGTTTGCCGGGGTGATCATCGGCCCGTCGGTGCTGGGCCTGATCGGCAATCCGCAAAGCGTCGCGCATATTTCCGAACTGGGCGTGGTATTGCTGCTGTTCATCATTGGCCTTGAGCTGTCGCCGCGACGCTTGTGGGTGATGCGCAAATCGGTGTTCGGCGTCGGTCTGGCGCAAGTGCTGCTGACAGCTTCGGTGATCGGCGTGCTGGCGTTGTCGGTGTTTGGCCAACCGCTGAACAGTGCGATTGTGCTGGGCCTCGGTCTGGCGCTCTCATCCACGGCATTCGGTCTGCAAAGTCTGGCCGAGCGCAAGGAACTGACCAGCCCCCATGGGCGTCTGGCGTTTGCGATTTTGCTGTTCCAGGACATCGCGGCGATCCCGTTGATTGCGCTGGTGCCGATGCTCGCCGGCGGTGCTCATGACACCAGCAACGCCGAGAGTCTGAATCATGCACTGCAAGTGCTCGGCGGTATCGCCGTGGTCGTGGTCGGCGGGCGCTATCTGCTGCGTCCGGTGTTCCGCGTGGTGGCAAAAACCGGTTTGCCGGAAGTGTCGACGGCCACAGCGTTGCTGGTGGTGATCGGCACGGCGTGGTTGATGGATCTGGTCGGTGTGTCGATGGCGCTGGGGGCGTTTCTCGCCGGTTTGCTGTTGGCGGATTCGGAATATCGCCATGAACTGGAAGCGCAGATCGAGCCGTTCAAGGGCTTGTTGCTCGGGTTGTTTTTTATCAGTGTCGGCATGGGTGCCAACCTCAGCTTGCTGCTGAGTGCGCCGATCACCGTGTTAGGGCTGACGCTGCTGTTGATCGCTCTGAAATTGCCGCTGTTGTTCGTCGTCGGGCGTCTGGCCGGTGGCTTGACCAAGGTCAGTGCGATTCGCCTTGGCATCGTGTTGGCGGCCGGTGGTGAGTTCGCATTTGTAGTGTTCAAGATCGGTCGGGATCAGGGCCTGTTCGAACCACGCCTGTATGACTTGCTGGTGCTGACCATCACCCTGTCGATGGCGGTGACGCCGTTGTTGCTGTTGATCTGCGCGCGACTGGTCAGCCCGAAAGTGCAGCCGGTGGAAGTGCCGGAAAAATACCGCGAGATCGACACTGACACCCCGCGTGTGGTGATCGCCGGCATGGGCCGGATGGGCCAGATCGTGGCGCGGATTCTGCGTGCGCAGAACATCAAGTTCGTCGCGCTGGACACCTCGGTGGAGACCATTGAACTGTCGCGCAGCTTTGGCGGCGTGCCGGTGTTCTACGGCGACCCGATGCGCCCGGAAATCCTTAACGCGGCCAAGGTCGGCGAGGCAGAATATTTCGTCATCGCCACGGACGATCCGGAGACCAACATCAAGACCGCCGAAGTGGTGCGCAAGCTGTATCCGCACATGAAAATCATCGCCCGGGCGCGTAACCGTCAGCACGTACACCGGTTGGTCGATGTTGGCGCGGAGGCGATTCGTGAGACCTATTATTCGAGTCTGGAAATGAGCCGGCGCACCTTGGTGGGACTTGGTTTGACTCAGGCCCAGGCCGATGCGCGGATCAAGCGCTTCAAGCACCACGACGAGCAGGTGCTGGAGGCGCAACACGCAGTTTACGACGACGCCGCCAAAGTCCTGCAAACCGCCCAGGAAGCCCGGGCGGAGCTGGCGCGGTTGTTTGAATCCGATCAACTGGAAGAAGAATCGCGCAAATCCTGA
- the hcnC gene encoding cyanide-forming glycine dehydrogenase subunit HcnC: MTKFYDVIIAGGGVIGASCAYQLSKRKNLKVAVIDAKRPGNATRASAGGLWAIGESVGLGCGVIFFRMMSANRKRETQGAAVAVDASTPHILPESFFDFALQSNALYPALHRELKDNHGMDFKFEKTGLKFVIYDDEDRLYAEHIVGCIPHLAEQVRWLDQAALRESEPSVSHEARGALEFLCDHQVSPFRLADAYMEGARQNGVDIFVNTNVTGVLHHGSRVTGVQTAEEGVFHCKTLINAGGAWAADLSEWATGIRIPVKPVKGQILLTERMPKILNGCLTTSDCYVAQKDNGEILIGSTTEDKGFDVTTTYPEIAGLVQGAVRCLPELKDVNLKRTWAGLRPGSPDELPILGPMRGVEGYLNACGHFRTGILTSAITGVLLDKLVNDEPLPLDITPFLADRFETAPVKQERTLEPA; this comes from the coding sequence ATGACTAAGTTCTATGACGTGATCATTGCCGGCGGCGGGGTGATCGGCGCGTCCTGCGCCTATCAACTGTCCAAGCGCAAAAATCTCAAGGTGGCGGTCATCGATGCCAAACGCCCCGGCAACGCGACCCGGGCTTCGGCCGGTGGTTTGTGGGCGATCGGCGAGTCGGTCGGCCTCGGCTGCGGGGTGATTTTCTTCCGCATGATGTCGGCCAACCGCAAGCGCGAAACCCAGGGCGCGGCGGTGGCCGTGGACGCGAGCACGCCGCACATTCTGCCGGAGTCGTTTTTCGATTTTGCCTTGCAGTCCAACGCGTTGTACCCGGCGCTGCACCGTGAACTGAAAGACAATCACGGCATGGATTTCAAGTTCGAAAAAACCGGGTTGAAATTCGTCATTTACGACGACGAAGACCGGCTCTACGCCGAGCACATCGTCGGCTGCATTCCACACCTGGCCGAGCAGGTGCGCTGGCTCGATCAGGCTGCGTTGCGCGAGTCTGAACCGAGCGTCAGCCACGAAGCACGCGGGGCGCTGGAGTTTCTCTGCGACCATCAGGTCAGCCCGTTCCGCCTCGCCGATGCCTACATGGAAGGCGCGCGGCAGAACGGCGTCGACATCTTCGTCAATACCAACGTCACCGGCGTGTTGCATCACGGCAGCCGCGTCACCGGTGTGCAGACGGCCGAAGAGGGCGTGTTCCACTGCAAGACGCTGATCAACGCCGGTGGTGCCTGGGCGGCGGATTTGAGCGAATGGGCGACGGGAATTCGCATCCCGGTGAAACCGGTCAAAGGCCAGATTCTGCTCACCGAGCGTATGCCGAAAATCCTCAACGGCTGCCTGACCACCAGCGACTGCTACGTGGCGCAGAAGGACAACGGCGAGATCCTGATCGGCAGCACGACCGAAGACAAAGGCTTCGACGTCACCACCACCTACCCGGAAATCGCCGGGCTGGTGCAGGGCGCGGTGCGTTGCCTGCCGGAACTCAAGGATGTGAATCTCAAACGTACGTGGGCAGGTTTGCGTCCGGGTTCGCCGGACGAGTTGCCGATTCTTGGGCCGATGCGTGGGGTGGAAGGGTATTTGAATGCCTGCGGCCACTTCCGTACCGGGATTCTGACCTCGGCGATTACTGGCGTGTTGCTGGACAAACTGGTCAACGATGAACCGCTGCCGTTGGACATCACGCCGTTTCTGGCGGACCGGTTTGAAACAGCCCCGGTCAAACAGGAGCGCACGCTAGAGCCGGCCTGA
- the hcnB gene encoding cyanide-forming glycine dehydrogenase subunit HcnB, protein MSLQPVIVGGGPAGMAAAIELARHGVRCTLLEEASRLGGVVYRGPLRDGVQLDYLGPRYSEALGKLHGDFQEQSGLVDVRLNHRVVGAEGTRALVVLDGDEQLHEIEYPQLLLAAGCHERSVPFPGWTLPGVIMLGGLQLQIKSGVVKPQGPVIIAGTGPLLPLVATQLHAAGVSVAGVYEACAFGKIARESLALLNKPQLFLDGLSMLAYLKLHGIAMNYGWGVVEAHGEGELKSVSVAPYSATWEPDLSRVERFEAKTLAVGYGFIPRTQLSQQMGLDHGFSDDGYLRANSNVLQQSNEPHVHLAGDMGGIRGGEAAMLAGKIAATSILLQRGVLEEDLARVRRDRYLSKLKAIVRFRAAVDRYTERGVGQTALPAADTVICRCEHATRADIDLALEQGVQDIASLKMRTRVSMGDCQGRMCVGYCSDRLRQATGRKDVGWLRPRFPIDPIPFSAFQSVGTEATAHD, encoded by the coding sequence ATGAGCCTGCAACCGGTAATCGTCGGCGGTGGCCCGGCGGGGATGGCAGCGGCCATCGAACTGGCGCGCCACGGCGTGCGCTGCACCTTGCTCGAAGAAGCTTCACGGCTCGGCGGGGTGGTCTATCGCGGGCCGTTGCGTGATGGCGTGCAGCTGGATTATCTCGGCCCGCGCTACTCCGAGGCACTGGGCAAACTGCACGGCGATTTTCAGGAGCAATCCGGGCTGGTCGACGTGCGCCTCAACCATCGCGTGGTCGGTGCCGAAGGCACCCGCGCGCTGGTCGTGCTTGATGGCGACGAGCAACTGCACGAGATCGAGTATCCGCAATTGCTCTTGGCTGCCGGTTGCCATGAGCGCAGCGTGCCGTTTCCCGGCTGGACCTTGCCGGGGGTGATCATGCTCGGCGGTCTGCAACTGCAAATCAAAAGTGGCGTGGTCAAGCCGCAGGGGCCGGTGATCATCGCCGGCACCGGGCCGTTGCTGCCGCTGGTGGCGACGCAGTTGCACGCTGCGGGCGTCAGCGTCGCGGGCGTGTATGAAGCCTGTGCGTTCGGCAAGATTGCCCGCGAAAGTCTGGCGCTGCTGAACAAGCCGCAGCTGTTCCTCGACGGTTTGAGCATGCTCGCCTACCTGAAACTGCACGGCATTGCGATGAACTACGGTTGGGGCGTGGTTGAAGCACACGGCGAGGGCGAGCTGAAAAGCGTCAGCGTCGCGCCGTACTCGGCCACGTGGGAGCCGGACCTTAGCCGCGTCGAGCGCTTCGAAGCCAAGACCCTCGCCGTCGGTTACGGCTTTATTCCGCGCACCCAACTGAGTCAGCAGATGGGCCTGGATCATGGCTTCAGCGACGACGGTTATCTGCGTGCCAACTCGAACGTCTTGCAGCAAAGCAACGAACCTCACGTGCATCTGGCCGGCGACATGGGCGGGATTCGCGGCGGTGAAGCGGCGATGCTTGCCGGCAAGATCGCCGCAACCTCGATTCTGTTGCAACGCGGTGTCCTCGAAGAGGATTTGGCCCGCGTGCGTCGCGACCGCTACTTGAGCAAACTCAAAGCCATCGTGCGCTTCCGTGCCGCCGTCGACCGCTACACCGAACGCGGCGTGGGTCAGACCGCACTGCCTGCCGCCGACACGGTGATCTGCCGCTGCGAACACGCGACCCGCGCCGACATCGACCTGGCGCTGGAGCAGGGCGTGCAAGACATCGCCAGCCTGAAAATGCGTACCCGCGTGAGCATGGGCGATTGCCAGGGGCGCATGTGCGTCGGCTACTGCAGCGATCGCTTGCGTCAGGCGACCGGGCGCAAGGACGTCGGTTGGCTGCGCCCGCGATTCCCGATCGATCCGATTCCTTTTTCTGCGTTCCAGTCCGTCGGCACGGAGGCCACTGCCCATGACTAA
- the hcnA gene encoding cyanide-forming glycine dehydrogenase subunit HcnA has protein sequence MHCQERTFDIQPLAQADMTVHINGQAVTAAIGETVLSVIQSLGVRQIARNDHDQISGAYCGMGVCQCCLVKINGRHKRRACQTVVRDGMRIETQVNRITAQEVV, from the coding sequence ATGCACTGCCAAGAAAGAACCTTCGATATCCAGCCGTTGGCGCAGGCGGATATGACCGTCCACATCAACGGCCAAGCGGTCACCGCCGCTATCGGCGAAACCGTCCTCAGCGTTATCCAGTCCCTCGGCGTTCGCCAGATTGCCCGCAACGATCATGACCAGATCAGCGGCGCCTATTGCGGCATGGGCGTGTGCCAGTGCTGCCTGGTGAAAATCAACGGCCGGCACAAGCGCCGCGCCTGTCAGACCGTGGTGCGTGACGGCATGCGCATCGAAACCCAGGTCAACCGCATCACCGCGCAGGAGGTCGTATGA
- a CDS encoding response regulator transcription factor: MTRILTIEDDAVTAREIVAELSSHGLEVDWVDNGREGLDRAVSGNYDLITLDRMLPELDGLAIVTTLRTMGVATPILMISALSDVDERVRGLRAGGDDYLTKPFATDEMAARVEVLLRRQNSGATQATTLQVADLELDLISHEARRAEQVLTLLPTEYKLLEFLMRNSGQILSRMMIFEEVWGYHFDPGTNLIDVHIGRLRKKIDAVGNVPLIRTVRGSGYVIAEPV, translated from the coding sequence ATGACTCGTATCTTGACCATCGAAGACGACGCCGTGACCGCGCGGGAAATCGTCGCCGAACTGAGCAGCCACGGGCTGGAAGTCGACTGGGTCGACAACGGCCGTGAAGGTCTCGACCGCGCCGTGAGCGGCAACTACGACCTGATCACCCTCGACCGCATGCTGCCCGAACTCGATGGCCTGGCCATCGTTACCACCCTGCGCACCATGGGCGTGGCCACGCCGATTCTGATGATCAGCGCGCTCTCCGATGTCGATGAGCGCGTGCGCGGCTTGCGCGCCGGCGGTGATGATTACCTGACCAAACCGTTCGCCACCGACGAGATGGCGGCGCGGGTTGAAGTGTTGCTGCGTCGGCAGAACAGCGGCGCCACTCAGGCAACGACGCTGCAGGTCGCCGACCTCGAGCTGGATCTGATCAGCCACGAAGCGCGACGCGCCGAACAGGTGCTGACGCTGCTACCGACCGAGTACAAATTGCTCGAATTCCTGATGCGCAACAGTGGCCAGATCCTCTCGCGCATGATGATTTTCGAAGAGGTCTGGGGTTATCACTTCGACCCCGGCACCAACCTGATCGACGTGCACATCGGCCGTCTGCGCAAGAAGATCGACGCGGTCGGCAATGTGCCGCTGATCCGCACGGTACGGGGCTCGGGTTATGTCATTGCCGAACCCGTCTGA
- a CDS encoding HAMP domain-containing sensor histidine kinase has translation MSLPNPSDGWRSSSSRLLALYSSLFVAWSAILMGVMYYEVSGYLDNLAKHSLMQRQHLFSHFRGEQLEDALAASMTFDIRGIDAYGLFDANGVYLGGALQQIPEGLPLDGKIHMLADCADSDDPTLPNDSCDAVATQTRDGRWLVLLRDNGSLFAVTRIILHALFWGVSLTILPGIAGWHLLRRRPLRRIRAIQASAQSIVAGDLTHRLPLSNRRDELDMLAAIVNAMLERIERLMNEVKGVCDNIAHDLRTPLTRLRAQLYRMQQQAGEGSQEAAQLDLVLAEADTLMARFRGLLRISELEDRQRRSGFVELDPVQLLEELHEFYLPLAEEGELRFELNMPETLPPLNGDRALLFEALANLLSNSIKFTPPGGTVMLRGVNAGGQTRIEVHDSGPGIPEAEREAVFQRFYRAEGGQPQGGFGLGLSIVAAIVSLHGFSLEVSSSDLGGAKLVLDCRQSLIENS, from the coding sequence ATGTCATTGCCGAACCCGTCTGACGGCTGGCGTTCCTCCAGCAGCCGCTTGCTGGCGCTTTACAGTTCGCTGTTCGTGGCCTGGAGCGCGATCCTCATGGGGGTCATGTATTACGAGGTCTCCGGCTACCTCGACAATCTCGCCAAGCACTCGCTGATGCAACGCCAGCACCTGTTTTCGCACTTTCGCGGCGAACAGCTGGAAGACGCCCTCGCCGCCAGCATGACCTTCGACATTCGTGGCATCGATGCCTATGGCTTGTTCGACGCCAACGGCGTTTACCTCGGCGGCGCCTTGCAGCAGATCCCCGAAGGCCTGCCGCTGGACGGCAAGATCCACATGCTCGCCGATTGCGCCGACTCCGATGACCCGACCCTGCCCAATGACAGCTGCGACGCGGTCGCCACGCAAACCCGCGACGGCCGTTGGCTGGTGTTGTTGCGCGACAACGGCTCGCTGTTCGCCGTCACGCGGATCATTTTGCATGCGTTGTTCTGGGGCGTGTCGCTGACGATTCTGCCGGGCATTGCCGGCTGGCATTTGCTGCGACGCCGGCCGCTACGGCGGATTCGGGCGATTCAGGCCAGTGCGCAGTCGATTGTCGCCGGCGACCTGACGCACCGTTTGCCGCTGTCCAATCGCCGTGACGAACTGGACATGCTCGCCGCCATCGTCAACGCGATGCTGGAGCGCATCGAGCGTTTGATGAATGAAGTCAAAGGCGTCTGCGACAACATCGCCCATGATTTGCGCACCCCTCTGACGCGCCTGCGCGCGCAGTTGTATCGCATGCAGCAGCAGGCCGGCGAAGGCTCGCAGGAAGCCGCGCAACTGGATCTGGTGCTGGCCGAAGCCGACACGCTGATGGCGCGGTTTCGCGGGTTGCTGCGGATTTCTGAACTGGAAGATCGCCAGCGCCGCTCAGGTTTTGTCGAACTCGACCCGGTGCAATTGCTCGAAGAACTGCATGAGTTTTACCTGCCGCTGGCCGAAGAAGGCGAGCTGCGTTTCGAGCTGAACATGCCGGAGACCCTGCCGCCGCTCAATGGCGACCGGGCGCTGTTGTTCGAGGCGCTGGCCAACCTTTTGAGCAACTCGATCAAGTTCACCCCACCGGGCGGCACGGTGATGCTGCGCGGGGTGAATGCGGGTGGGCAGACGCGGATTGAAGTGCACGACTCGGGGCCGGGGATTCCCGAGGCCGAGCGTGAGGCGGTGTTCCAGCGCTTCTATCGCGCCGAGGGCGGGCAGCCGCAGGGTGGTTTTGGCTTGGGGCTGTCGATCGTGGCGGCGATTGTCAGCTTGCATGGCTTCAGTCTTGAAGTGAGCAGCAGTGATCTCGGCGGGGCGAAACTGGTGCTCGATTGCCGGCAGAGCCTGATCGAAAATTCCTGA
- a CDS encoding SRPBCC family protein: MPTASATIDIPASADQVWQLIGGFNTLPDWLPFIPNSELSDGGRVRTLQTADGAVVVERLQAFDNAARTYSYSIEQAPFPASDYLATIKVEAQGQGARVTWSGRFNAKGVSDEEVVALFSGIYQGGLEALRANYPA; this comes from the coding sequence ATGCCTACAGCATCTGCAACCATCGACATCCCGGCTTCGGCCGATCAGGTCTGGCAATTGATCGGCGGCTTCAACACGCTGCCGGACTGGCTGCCGTTCATTCCCAACAGTGAGCTCAGCGACGGCGGCCGCGTGCGCACCCTGCAAACCGCTGACGGCGCTGTGGTGGTCGAGCGGCTGCAAGCGTTCGACAACGCCGCCAGGACCTACAGCTATTCGATTGAACAGGCGCCGTTCCCGGCCAGCGATTATCTGGCGACGATCAAGGTCGAAGCCCAGGGGCAGGGCGCACGGGTGACGTGGTCGGGGCGTTTCAACGCCAAAGGCGTGAGCGATGAGGAAGTGGTGGCTCTGTTCAGCGGCATCTACCAGGGTGGCCTCGAAGCACTGCGCGCCAATTACCCAGCTTAA
- a CDS encoding SDR family oxidoreductase has translation MKIDLSGKLAIVSGSTAGIGLGISQSLAEAGATVVVIGRDTAKVEQALASIREKVPGAQLRGLTADLGTAEGAQKLFAAEPRADILVNNLGIYNNVDFFDAADEEWTRFYEVNVISGVRLSRHYVPAMVEQGWGRVIFLSSESGVATPADMINYGVTKSANLAVSHGLAKRLAGTGVTVNAILPGPTYTDGVEAMLKDAAAESGRSLRDEADAFVRRARPTSIIQRVADVEEVAHLVTYIASPLSSATTGAALRVDGGVVDSLTI, from the coding sequence ATGAAGATTGATCTGAGTGGAAAACTGGCCATCGTCAGCGGCAGCACCGCCGGCATTGGTCTGGGCATCAGCCAGTCGCTGGCCGAAGCCGGCGCCACCGTGGTGGTGATCGGTCGCGACACGGCCAAGGTCGAGCAGGCGCTGGCGAGCATTCGCGAGAAGGTGCCGGGTGCGCAATTGCGTGGTTTGACGGCTGATCTGGGCACGGCTGAAGGCGCGCAGAAACTGTTCGCTGCCGAGCCGCGCGCCGACATTCTGGTGAACAACCTCGGCATCTACAACAACGTGGATTTCTTCGATGCGGCCGATGAGGAATGGACGCGCTTTTATGAAGTCAATGTGATCTCCGGTGTGCGCCTGTCGCGGCATTACGTGCCGGCGATGGTCGAGCAGGGTTGGGGAAGGGTGATCTTCCTGTCCTCCGAATCCGGTGTGGCCACCCCGGCCGACATGATCAACTACGGCGTGACCAAAAGCGCCAACCTGGCGGTGTCCCACGGCCTGGCCAAACGTCTGGCTGGCACCGGGGTCACGGTCAATGCGATCCTGCCGGGGCCGACCTACACGGACGGCGTCGAAGCGATGCTCAAGGACGCCGCCGCCGAGTCTGGCCGCAGCTTGCGCGACGAGGCAGACGCTTTTGTACGCAGGGCCCGGCCGACCTCGATCATCCAGCGCGTGGCGGATGTCGAAGAAGTTGCGCACCTGGTCACCTACATCGCTTCGCCGCTGTCCTCGGCCACCACCGGCGCCGCTTTACGCGTTGATGGCGGCGTGGTCGACAGCCTGACCATCTGA